A window of the Campylobacter massiliensis genome harbors these coding sequences:
- a CDS encoding YajQ family cyclic di-GMP-binding protein, whose translation MATEHSFDISAAVDMMEVKNALETAKKEIAARYDFKGLAAEVELNEKEKIITLLSSSDNKVDALKDIVISKLIKQNIPPVAVTESKRESASGGNIKATLKLNDTLDGENAKKITKAIKDAKLKVTAAIRGEEVRVSGKSIDDLQECIRLVKGLNLELPISFKNLK comes from the coding sequence ATGGCAACTGAGCATAGTTTTGATATAAGCGCGGCGGTCGATATGATGGAGGTCAAAAACGCGCTGGAGACGGCGAAAAAAGAGATCGCGGCGAGATATGATTTTAAGGGGCTTGCGGCCGAGGTGGAGCTAAACGAAAAGGAAAAAATCATCACGCTTCTTAGCTCTAGCGACAACAAAGTCGACGCGCTAAAAGACATCGTGATCTCAAAGCTCATCAAGCAAAACATCCCGCCGGTAGCCGTGACTGAAAGCAAACGCGAGAGTGCTAGCGGCGGAAATATCAAGGCGACGCTAAAGCTAAACGACACCCTAGATGGCGAAAACGCGAAGAAAATCACCAAAGCGATCAAGGACGCAAAGCTAAAAGTAACCGCGGCGATCCGAGGCGAAGAGGTGCGAGTAAGCGGCAAAAGCATCGACGATCTGCAAGAGTGCATAAGGCTTGTGAAGGGGTTAAATTTGGAGTTGCCGATTAGTTTTAAAAACTTAAAATAG
- a CDS encoding D-2-hydroxyacid dehydrogenase, translating to MKIVCLDAATLGSDVNLDVLKQFGEFISFETTAAAERIERLKGADVVITNKVVIDKDVMDASNLKLICISATGMNNVDLAYAATKGIAVKNVAGYSTASVVQHTFACLFALTNRIKFYDNYAQSGEWAKSEIFTNLDRSIGEIAGKSFGVIGLGEIGRGVARIAAAFGARVSYYSTSGANANAEFKRKNLNELLSGCDIVSIHAPLNEKTRNLIGERELNLMKEGAILMNFGRGGIVDENAVARAIDGRNLRFAADVLETEPMRADHPLLRIKNKENLILTPHVAWASFEARERLVAMIVENIKEFLKG from the coding sequence ATGAAAATAGTCTGCCTCGATGCCGCGACGCTTGGAAGCGACGTAAATTTGGATGTTTTGAAGCAGTTTGGCGAGTTTATTAGCTTTGAGACGACTGCCGCGGCCGAGCGCATAGAGCGGCTAAAGGGCGCGGACGTCGTCATCACGAACAAGGTTGTCATCGACAAAGACGTGATGGACGCGTCAAATTTAAAGCTAATCTGCATAAGTGCAACTGGCATGAACAACGTCGATCTCGCCTACGCCGCGACAAAAGGCATCGCGGTAAAAAACGTCGCCGGCTACTCGACGGCTAGCGTCGTGCAGCATACTTTTGCTTGCCTTTTTGCGCTAACCAATCGCATCAAATTTTACGATAACTACGCGCAAAGCGGCGAGTGGGCAAAGAGCGAAATTTTTACGAATCTAGACCGCAGTATCGGCGAGATCGCGGGCAAGAGCTTTGGCGTCATCGGGCTTGGCGAGATCGGCAGGGGCGTGGCGCGCATAGCGGCGGCATTTGGGGCGAGAGTGAGCTACTACTCAACTAGCGGCGCAAACGCAAACGCCGAGTTTAAAAGGAAAAATTTAAACGAGCTTTTAAGCGGCTGCGATATCGTGAGTATCCACGCTCCGCTAAATGAAAAAACGCGAAATTTGATCGGCGAGCGGGAGCTAAATTTGATGAAAGAGGGCGCTATACTGATGAACTTTGGACGCGGCGGCATAGTGGACGAAAACGCCGTAGCCCGCGCGATAGATGGGCGAAATTTGCGATTTGCCGCCGATGTGCTAGAGACCGAGCCTATGCGCGCGGATCATCCGCTGCTTCGTATCAAAAATAAGGAAAATTTGATACTCACTCCGCACGTAGCTTGGGCGAGTTTTGAAGCTAGAGAGCGGCTCGTAGCGATGATCGTAGAAAATATAAAAGAATTTTTGAAAGGATAA
- a CDS encoding glutathionylspermidine synthase family protein translates to MINLKKIEPLNSEFLGEIGFTWHTDPDGSDYVADELVEVSEAQAEAYYNAANELYDMFVAAAQHVIDNNLYHEVGIPFNLVDLVRESWENDVHWHLYGRFDLAGGLDGKPIKLIEFNADTPTAVFETAIIQWAALKFNSMDESAQFNDLYDALKQNFRRLVTLDEETESFNEHYEGWKILFSSVAGSSEDEQTVKLLQYIAEEAGFHTAFAYVDEVVFNDEEGVFFNGENYEYWFKLVPWEDIAVEEGELAIILKNIVQNQKAIILNPAYTLLFQSKGILKILWDLYPNHPLLLQASDKPIAGKKCVKKPVFGREGANVSVIEADGSISSQNGGDYGQNRAIYQEFYEFNKDAANNSYQAGVFFAYEACALGYRRGGEILDNYSKFVGHFIK, encoded by the coding sequence ATGATAAATTTAAAAAAAATCGAACCGCTAAATAGCGAATTTTTAGGCGAGATCGGCTTTACCTGGCACACCGATCCGGACGGCAGCGACTACGTAGCAGACGAGCTAGTCGAGGTTAGCGAGGCGCAGGCCGAGGCCTACTACAACGCCGCAAACGAGCTATACGATATGTTCGTCGCAGCCGCCCAGCACGTCATCGACAACAACCTCTACCACGAGGTCGGCATCCCATTTAATCTCGTAGATCTCGTGCGTGAAAGCTGGGAAAACGACGTGCATTGGCACCTTTACGGTAGATTTGACCTTGCAGGCGGTCTAGACGGCAAGCCGATAAAACTCATCGAATTTAACGCCGACACCCCGACGGCCGTGTTTGAGACAGCGATCATCCAGTGGGCGGCGCTTAAGTTTAACAGCATGGACGAGAGCGCGCAGTTTAACGACCTTTATGACGCCCTAAAGCAAAATTTTAGGCGCCTGGTGACGCTAGATGAGGAGACCGAGAGCTTTAACGAGCACTACGAGGGCTGGAAAATTTTATTTAGCTCGGTTGCGGGCAGCAGCGAGGATGAGCAGACCGTGAAGCTACTGCAGTATATCGCCGAGGAGGCGGGCTTTCACACGGCGTTTGCTTACGTCGATGAGGTCGTATTTAACGACGAGGAGGGCGTGTTTTTTAACGGAGAAAACTACGAGTACTGGTTTAAGCTCGTGCCGTGGGAGGACATCGCCGTAGAGGAAGGCGAGCTAGCCATCATCCTAAAAAACATTGTCCAAAATCAAAAAGCCATCATCCTAAATCCGGCATACACGTTGCTTTTCCAAAGCAAGGGCATTTTAAAAATTCTTTGGGATTTATATCCGAATCACCCGCTCTTGCTGCAAGCTAGCGATAAGCCGATCGCAGGCAAAAAATGCGTGAAAAAGCCGGTCTTCGGACGAGAAGGCGCGAATGTGAGCGTGATTGAGGCCGACGGCAGCATTAGTTCACAAAACGGCGGCGACTACGGTCAAAACCGCGCGATCTATCAGGAATTTTACGAATTTAACAAAGACGCCGCCAACAATAGCTACCAAGCTGGCGTATTTTTTGCCTACGAGGCATGCGCGCTGGGATATCGCAGGGGTGGCGAAATTTTAGATAACTACTCCAAATTCGTGGGGCATTTTATCAAATAA
- a CDS encoding UPF0323 family lipoprotein, with the protein MRVFKGIKKVASYAAVGGFGAVIAAGLAGCGSDNGGANNNDGSALKEAAQKTGAFVIIEETAPGKYKVLEEYPSSETRVVLKDINGTERVLSKEEMDKLIAEENAKIDAGTSNLTGSNAQNAQLSSGGMSLGETLLASAAGAIIGSWIGNKLFNNPGYQSQRQSAYKNPSAYSRSVDSFNKAKAASSASKPSGGKSGFFGGSSSSSSSSFGG; encoded by the coding sequence ATGAGAGTTTTTAAAGGCATAAAAAAAGTAGCAAGCTACGCTGCGGTAGGCGGCTTTGGCGCGGTGATAGCGGCTGGGCTGGCAGGATGCGGCAGCGATAACGGTGGAGCAAATAACAATGACGGTAGCGCGCTAAAAGAAGCGGCGCAAAAAACGGGAGCTTTCGTCATCATCGAAGAAACCGCGCCCGGCAAATATAAAGTCCTAGAGGAGTATCCGAGCAGCGAAACGCGCGTCGTACTAAAGGACATCAACGGCACCGAGCGCGTGCTAAGCAAAGAGGAGATGGATAAGCTAATCGCCGAGGAAAACGCTAAAATCGACGCCGGAACGTCGAATCTAACCGGCTCAAACGCTCAAAACGCGCAGCTAAGCAGCGGCGGTATGAGCCTTGGCGAGACGCTTCTAGCCTCGGCTGCGGGCGCGATCATAGGCAGTTGGATCGGCAACAAGCTATTTAACAACCCGGGCTATCAGTCGCAGCGCCAAAGCGCGTATAAAAACCCAAGCGCCTACTCAAGGAGCGTAGATAGCTTTAACAAAGCCAAAGCCGCTAGCTCGGCAAGTAAACCAAGCGGCGGAAAGAGCGGATTTTTCGGCGGTTCAAGCTCAAGTTCAAGCTCAAGTTTCGGAGGATAA
- a CDS encoding MerR family transcriptional regulator, with product MSKVPVSEAAEILGVTKEAVYNRIRRGTLKTFEKDGVKYVVLEGYEPQTAPKSAPKTSKSAKSSESKKAAKAGEFDVNEFLLSQISELKEQNQNLQADKDRLFREKEQILLNNKSEIAQIYRERDEKLRGFLSMLERPLLARQNGEYVAPIDVEFVESKPENEGKWTSLAEFLKSQNLSGKSLKKTQNKIIKNIGKSKFIKFKKGVIMVKSKKISKELDKK from the coding sequence ATGTCCAAAGTGCCCGTGAGCGAGGCTGCGGAAATCTTAGGCGTAACCAAAGAAGCCGTCTACAACCGCATTCGTCGCGGAACGCTAAAGACCTTTGAAAAGGACGGCGTAAAATACGTGGTTTTAGAGGGCTACGAGCCTCAAACCGCACCCAAATCAGCGCCCAAAACTTCAAAATCCGCTAAAAGCTCGGAGTCAAAAAAAGCCGCTAAGGCCGGCGAATTTGACGTGAACGAATTTCTACTCTCGCAAATTAGCGAACTAAAAGAACAAAATCAAAATTTGCAAGCCGATAAAGATAGGCTTTTTCGCGAAAAAGAGCAAATTTTGCTAAATAATAAATCCGAAATAGCTCAAATTTACCGCGAAAGAGACGAGAAGCTAAGGGGATTTTTAAGTATGCTCGAGCGACCGTTGCTAGCGCGTCAAAACGGCGAATACGTGGCTCCCATCGACGTCGAATTCGTCGAGAGCAAGCCTGAAAACGAGGGTAAATGGACGAGCCTAGCCGAGTTTTTAAAATCGCAAAATTTAAGCGGTAAGAGCCTTAAAAAAACGCAAAATAAAATCATAAAAAACATCGGAAAATCAAAATTTATCAAATTTAAAAAAGGCGTGATAATGGTAAAAAGTAAGAAAATTTCAAAGGAGCTAGATAAAAAATGA
- the rpsU gene encoding 30S ribosomal protein S21, whose amino-acid sequence MPGIKVHPNESFDEAYRKFKKQTDRNLVVTEVRARRFFEPMTEIRKKQKIAARKKMLKRLYMLRRYESKL is encoded by the coding sequence TTGCCTGGTATTAAGGTACATCCTAACGAGTCTTTTGACGAAGCTTACAGAAAGTTCAAAAAGCAAACCGACAGGAACCTTGTCGTGACCGAAGTTCGCGCAAGACGCTTTTTCGAGCCTATGACCGAGATCCGCAAAAAACAAAAAATCGCGGCTCGCAAGAAAATGCTTAAACGTCTATATATGCTTAGACGCTACGAGTCAAAGCTCTAA
- a CDS encoding flavocytochrome c, which produces MKKISRRNFIKTGLAAAAVGALNLQAAQDDEIKWDAEYDVLVVGSGLSANVAGIVAAEGGLGVALLEKMSRMGGNSVVSQLDFACVGSEQQEKAGIKDSIELFVKDLNKAGKGFNYIEQSYRIAQNSKRAYEFVKARGVQYAEKLKHLGGHSVARSLETVGGGGACVQALNSHFESKGGKTLKRVKVDEIVLDKNGAAIGLKVREEYKFDKNLADDDAQNVSGDVKFYKAKKAVIFASGGFSADKTFKAAQNPRLALASTPSNPGATAGALKTMVRAGAMPVQLSLGRYSFGIPTEDLIFAIAVDGKNSKRFMNEDGDRQTLSDNILENMQKNESDLFPTIIFDETGFTSSHDPKRLQKFIETGKMKKFESLDELAAEFKLNAQILKEEIKRYNESVAAKTDADFKKDLTKVAPIEKAPFFAILGAPGISYTPGGVRVNLNFEVLNINDSKPIKNLYAVGEATGGVHGFTRLTSCSTPDCISSAMIAAEHILKG; this is translated from the coding sequence ATGAAAAAAATTTCTAGAAGAAATTTCATCAAAACCGGCCTCGCGGCAGCCGCTGTTGGTGCGCTAAATTTGCAAGCGGCACAAGATGACGAGATAAAATGGGACGCGGAATACGACGTCTTGGTGGTAGGTAGCGGCCTTAGCGCAAACGTCGCGGGCATCGTAGCAGCCGAGGGTGGGCTTGGTGTAGCGCTACTAGAAAAGATGTCGCGAATGGGCGGCAACTCCGTCGTTTCTCAGCTTGATTTTGCCTGCGTGGGCTCCGAACAACAGGAAAAAGCCGGCATCAAAGACTCCATCGAGCTTTTTGTAAAAGATTTAAACAAGGCAGGCAAGGGCTTTAACTACATAGAGCAGTCTTATAGGATTGCCCAAAATTCAAAAAGAGCGTATGAATTCGTCAAAGCAAGAGGCGTGCAATACGCCGAAAAGCTAAAGCATCTGGGCGGGCATAGCGTAGCAAGAAGCCTAGAGACCGTAGGCGGAGGCGGAGCGTGCGTGCAGGCGCTAAATTCTCACTTTGAGAGCAAGGGCGGCAAGACGTTAAAGCGCGTAAAGGTCGATGAAATCGTGCTGGATAAAAACGGCGCGGCGATAGGACTAAAGGTGAGAGAGGAATATAAATTTGATAAAAACCTAGCCGACGACGATGCGCAAAACGTTTCGGGAGACGTTAAATTTTATAAAGCTAAAAAGGCCGTAATTTTTGCAAGCGGCGGATTTTCGGCGGATAAAACCTTTAAAGCAGCACAAAATCCAAGGCTCGCTCTAGCATCCACTCCGTCAAATCCAGGCGCGACGGCCGGTGCGTTAAAAACCATGGTAAGGGCGGGCGCGATGCCTGTACAGCTTAGCCTGGGACGCTATTCGTTTGGTATTCCGACGGAGGATTTGATATTTGCTATTGCGGTCGACGGCAAAAACTCAAAGAGATTTATGAACGAAGACGGCGACAGGCAGACTTTGTCCGATAATATTTTAGAAAATATGCAAAAAAACGAAAGCGATCTGTTCCCGACTATAATCTTTGACGAGACGGGATTTACCTCCAGTCATGACCCAAAAAGGCTGCAAAAATTTATAGAAACCGGCAAGATGAAAAAATTTGAGAGCCTAGACGAGCTAGCTGCGGAATTTAAGCTAAATGCGCAAATTTTAAAAGAGGAAATAAAGCGGTATAACGAAAGCGTCGCCGCCAAAACCGATGCCGATTTTAAAAAAGATTTAACCAAAGTCGCTCCGATAGAAAAGGCTCCGTTTTTCGCGATACTCGGGGCTCCTGGCATCAGCTATACTCCGGGCGGCGTGAGGGTAAATTTGAACTTTGAAGTTCTTAATATAAACGATAGCAAGCCTATTAAAAATTTATACGCCGTAGGCGAGGCGACGGGCGGAGTGCACGGATTTACGAGGCTTACCAGCTGCTCGACGCCCGATTGTATCAGCTCGGCGATGATAGCGGCGGAGCATATACTAAAAGGCTAA
- the ccoG gene encoding cytochrome c oxidase accessory protein CcoG, with translation MTKEEYKKYFKFASKRYIAYILITCTTLILPFISIGGNQFFLLSFERSELHLFFAKFNVQELFLMPFVLIIFFIFIFFMTNLGGRVWCGWSCPQTIFRAIYRDLIQTKILKIRKSISNKQTQAEGGVKNALAVAIWSVLAFVAAANFLWFFVPPQDFFAQISDLAEHKILLGAWLVIAAFLIFDVAFLGENFCVYVCPYARVQSVMIDADSMQVIYDETRGGKIFEGQTKLWKKPPEPQNECTGCEACVKICPTHIDIRKGMQLECINCLECVDACTKTMSGLNLPSLISWTSSNSLKTKQKVRYLRFKTVGYCAAIAIAATALTLMSAKKESMLLNINRTSELYKVNKSGEIENAYVFLFENTDAAAHEFYFDVSAEEAKAPIKIERPKTQISLKAGEKRKVVVVLSAPKAAFAGTNEQTTKIEISAYAADNKEKINVKRRTIFAHPSE, from the coding sequence ATGACTAAAGAAGAGTATAAAAAATATTTCAAATTTGCCAGCAAACGCTATATCGCCTACATCCTGATAACCTGTACCACGCTTATTTTACCGTTTATATCTATCGGCGGAAATCAATTTTTTCTTTTAAGCTTCGAGCGTAGCGAGCTGCATCTGTTTTTTGCCAAATTTAACGTCCAAGAGCTATTTTTGATGCCTTTCGTGCTCATCATTTTTTTTATTTTTATATTTTTTATGACGAATTTGGGCGGCCGCGTCTGGTGCGGCTGGAGCTGTCCACAGACGATATTTCGCGCGATCTACCGCGACCTTATACAAACTAAAATTTTAAAAATCCGCAAAAGCATTTCAAACAAACAAACGCAGGCTGAGGGCGGCGTCAAAAACGCGCTAGCAGTCGCGATCTGGAGCGTTTTGGCTTTTGTTGCGGCGGCGAATTTTCTCTGGTTTTTCGTCCCGCCGCAAGATTTTTTCGCTCAAATTTCAGACCTGGCCGAGCATAAAATTTTACTCGGAGCTTGGCTTGTTATCGCGGCGTTTTTGATATTTGACGTAGCGTTTTTGGGCGAAAATTTTTGCGTTTACGTCTGTCCGTACGCTAGAGTACAGTCCGTGATGATCGATGCCGATAGCATGCAGGTCATCTACGACGAGACGCGCGGCGGTAAAATTTTTGAGGGTCAAACCAAACTCTGGAAAAAACCGCCGGAGCCGCAAAACGAGTGCACCGGCTGCGAAGCCTGCGTGAAAATTTGCCCGACGCACATCGACATCAGAAAAGGCATGCAGCTAGAGTGCATAAACTGCCTGGAGTGCGTCGATGCGTGCACAAAAACGATGTCTGGGCTAAATTTACCTAGTCTAATTAGCTGGACGAGCTCAAATTCGCTAAAAACCAAGCAAAAAGTGCGGTATTTGCGCTTTAAAACCGTCGGCTACTGCGCCGCCATCGCTATCGCCGCGACCGCGCTAACGCTAATGAGCGCCAAAAAAGAGAGCATGCTGCTAAACATCAACCGCACGAGCGAGCTGTATAAAGTAAATAAAAGCGGCGAGATCGAAAACGCTTACGTGTTTTTGTTTGAAAATACCGACGCGGCGGCGCATGAATTTTACTTTGACGTTAGCGCAGAGGAAGCTAAAGCGCCGATAAAAATCGAGCGCCCAAAGACTCAAATTTCGCTAAAAGCGGGCGAAAAAAGGAAAGTCGTAGTCGTGCTAAGCGCACCTAAAGCGGCATTTGCCGGCACAAACGAGCAAACGACGAAGATAGAAATCTCCGCCTACGCCGCGGATAACAAAGAAAAAATAAATGTTAAAAGACGGACGATTTTCGCCCATCCAAGTGAGTAA
- a CDS encoding TetR/AcrR family transcriptional regulator, which produces MDTKPTKRSAERKEKFIQAGLEIFLENGYENTSLTDIIKKSGGSLASIYKFFENKEGLFRAIVERGFDDFRTRIDEKIDLNLPHKLDDFLTKFAMIFFDIICEKKTTLISRVMMSEGAKNDGLLGKEFLDQILSKIDKILIDFFEREDIRVQLNPCISPYVAAKTFAAVVREPYHYNAVLLNEDIMLSEKEREEHVKTRIDMFLHGVKKR; this is translated from the coding sequence ATGGATACGAAACCGACGAAACGAAGCGCCGAGAGAAAAGAGAAATTCATCCAAGCTGGACTTGAAATTTTCCTTGAAAACGGCTACGAAAACACGAGTTTAACGGATATCATCAAAAAAAGCGGCGGATCGCTGGCAAGCATCTACAAATTTTTTGAAAATAAAGAAGGACTCTTTCGCGCCATCGTAGAGCGCGGATTTGACGACTTTAGAACTCGTATAGACGAGAAAATCGATCTAAATTTACCGCATAAGCTGGATGATTTTTTAACAAAATTCGCGATGATATTTTTCGACATCATCTGCGAAAAGAAAACCACGCTAATCTCAAGAGTGATGATGAGCGAGGGCGCGAAAAACGACGGGCTTTTGGGTAAAGAGTTTTTGGATCAAATTTTAAGCAAAATCGATAAAATTTTGATAGATTTTTTCGAGCGCGAAGACATAAGAGTCCAGCTAAATCCATGCATCTCTCCTTACGTCGCGGCCAAGACGTTTGCGGCTGTCGTTAGAGAGCCTTATCACTATAATGCGGTCTTACTTAACGAAGACATAATGCTAAGCGAAAAAGAGCGCGAAGAGCACGTAAAAACGCGCATAGATATGTTTTTACACGGTGTAAAAAAACGCTAA
- a CDS encoding efflux RND transporter periplasmic adaptor subunit: protein MRNFKTLSVLLLASLLFTACFDGNDKKSAAAAGQQRQMPPSKVDVFVAKKSDVPISFDYTATLTSQQDVIVYPKVSGTITKQFFKPGDNVKAGDKLFLIDPEKYQASYDALEAAIGVANANLKNAQTEFNRISNLYKKNAVSQKEYDAAVSALEIANANLLSSKASAKSAKIDLGYTSIAAPFDGVLGDNLVDVGSLVVANTTQLVRLTKINPIEAHFHISDVDNLNRVKMQESSLWVQTNSDAVLKVGPGEFDGKVNFIDNVVNTNMGSVLAKAEFNNDEGKLLPGMFGHVTMGGFYQKDGFKIPQVALQQTDVKTYVLVVEDGKVASKDVKVTYQTKDAAVVSEGLNENDKIILNNFLKIGVGAPVEIDKDLTESFGKGANLEPKNEQEKAK, encoded by the coding sequence ATGAGAAATTTTAAAACCCTTTCGGTTTTGTTATTGGCGTCGCTGCTTTTTACGGCATGCTTTGATGGTAACGATAAAAAAAGCGCGGCCGCAGCCGGACAACAACGGCAAATGCCGCCGTCAAAGGTCGACGTATTCGTAGCTAAAAAATCAGACGTGCCGATCAGCTTTGACTACACCGCGACCCTAACTAGCCAACAAGACGTCATCGTCTATCCCAAAGTAAGCGGCACGATAACCAAACAGTTTTTTAAACCCGGCGATAACGTAAAAGCAGGCGACAAGCTGTTTTTGATAGATCCCGAAAAATACCAAGCCAGCTACGACGCGCTTGAGGCCGCTATCGGCGTAGCAAACGCAAATTTAAAGAACGCTCAGACCGAATTTAACAGAATTTCAAATTTATATAAGAAAAACGCCGTTTCGCAAAAAGAGTACGACGCGGCCGTTTCGGCGCTTGAAATCGCAAACGCAAATTTATTAAGCTCCAAAGCTAGTGCCAAAAGCGCGAAAATAGATCTAGGTTACACGAGCATCGCCGCGCCTTTTGACGGCGTTTTGGGCGATAATCTCGTAGACGTAGGCTCGCTAGTCGTAGCAAACACTACCCAGCTAGTGCGCCTAACCAAAATCAATCCGATCGAAGCGCACTTCCACATCTCCGACGTAGATAACTTAAACCGCGTCAAAATGCAAGAAAGCAGCCTCTGGGTGCAGACAAACTCGGACGCCGTGCTAAAAGTAGGCCCGGGCGAATTTGACGGTAAAGTAAATTTTATCGATAACGTCGTAAATACGAACATGGGCAGCGTTTTAGCCAAGGCTGAATTTAACAACGACGAGGGCAAGTTGCTGCCTGGAATGTTCGGCCACGTGACGATGGGAGGATTTTATCAAAAAGACGGCTTTAAAATCCCTCAAGTCGCACTCCAGCAAACCGACGTCAAGACCTATGTACTAGTCGTAGAGGACGGCAAAGTAGCATCCAAAGACGTAAAGGTAACCTACCAGACGAAAGACGCTGCTGTAGTTAGCGAGGGGCTAAACGAAAATGATAAAATCATCTTAAACAACTTCCTAAAAATCGGCGTGGGTGCGCCCGTAGAGATAGATAAGGACCTAACCGAAAGCTTTGGTAAAGGCGCAAATTTAGAGCCTAAAAACGAGCAAGAAAAGGCTAAATAA